The sequence AGGGCGGCGTATCGATGAAGTATTCAGCGCCCGCCACCGTCCTACTGGGCTCGCTGCCGTTGCTAGTGTTGAAGCGGGTGTTGTCCGCACTGGCGCTGAGCGTAAAGCTGCCGCCTGTCGCCACGCTGGCTGGGGCGGTGACGCTGACGCTGTCGGGGCCGCTGCCCAGCTGGTAGGGTGCGCGCGCTACCCGCAGGGCGTACAGCAGGGCCGCCTGGTTCTTGGGCAGAGTGGTGCTCGTGAAGGTGTTGCACGGCTCGAAGAACGCGGTGCCCAGTTCGATAGTGTATGACGCCACCCCCAGTTCGCCATACCCGTAGTCCAGTGTCGTTCCACTGGTAGGATACAAGCCCACCGACTGCTCGGGGGTGTAGCCATTGAAATACGCCAGCTTGCGCCCCAGCGACTGCAGCGCGGCGCCGTTGGGGGCCACGGTCGTCGTGTCGCCCCAAGGCCACAGCACCAACTTCGAATAGCTGTGAATATCCAGATAGACACCCGACGTGTCGGCAGGCGCCGCGTCCGTCCGGTTCGGGCCGCGCCGGTCCGCAAAGGTCGCCTTGATCAGGTTCTGCAACACCTGCGTTTCGGGCTCCGACCCCGCCGAGGACCCCATGTACGTTTCATTGCAAGGATCGGTACTGGAACCTCCACGGTTCCAGGCGTAGGTGAAGTTGCGGTTCAGGTCCACCCCGTACAGCCCATTGCTGCAGCGCTGCGTATCATTCGCATTCTTGCGCCACGACGCGCCAGCTTCAGCCTTCTTGCGGCCATCGGGGTTGCTTTGCAGCACCAGCCAGACTTCCTGGCTGTCCAGCATCCAGGTCACGTCGGCGTCGCGGCCGTAGTTGGCCAGCAGGTACTCGGCAAAACGGGTGGACAGTTCGGCGGGCGTGTATTCCCGCGCGTGGATAGACGCCGTAATCAGCAGCCGGGGCTTGGTCCCACCCGTGCTCTTGTTGGTCAGCTTCAGGACATTCATGTCGTAGCCGCCCCGGCCCTTGGTCTTCAGCCAGGTCGAGCCGATGCTGCTCCAGCTGGCCAGGTTGGGGTACTGCGACACCAGGCTCTGCGCGCTGCTGTACGTTTCCTCGACAGTGCGGTAGCAGGAGTAGCCGCTGATGGACAGGCTGCCCAGGTTTTGGGTCAGCGAGCCGCTGTGACGCTCGGTTTCGGCCTTGTCAATACGGATGGTCCAGTCGCGGCTCAGGCCCGTGACGCGCAAGCGCTCGAAGTCAGCCTGGCCCACGTCCAGCAGCACGAACTTCTCCTCGGCGCTGCCGCCGATCGGCTCAAAGGTCTTGACGATGTCAATCCAGTCGCGCTCGGTCTTAAAGTCAATGCGCGAGACCACGATGGGCTTTTGCTGAAACACGCTGCATTCGTCGGCCGTGGCCACCAGCGAGGTGCCCGGCGTGACCGGCGGGGCGGCTTGGGGCTGAGGGGTTTGGGAACAGGCCCCGATCAGAAGGGAAGAGCAGAGGAGGGTGGTGAACAGACCTTTTTGCATACGTACTCCAGACCACACACAAGGGATCAAGATCGCCTTCTACGAAGGCGATAGAGAGAGCGAGCTGTACACACGGGGCACCGCGCGTACAGCTCACGTCAAGCTGGGATCGTTGTCCAACTTGGGCACACCGTCACCGTCACCTGTGCCCTCGCCGCTGGATTAGCGGGTGTAGAGGAGACGGTTCGGGCTGCCCGCGCCCGCGTTCGTGACCTTGTTGGGGGTCGAGCTGCTGATGATCGCACTCGTCACACTGCTCGTGCCGCTCGCGCCTGCCGCCAGTTCCAGGACGGCGGCACCGGCGACGTGAGGGCTGGCCATACTCGTTCCACTGATGGTGTTCGTCGCCGTGTTGCTCGTGTTCCAGGTACTCGTGATGTCACTGCCGGGGGCAAAAATATCCACGCAAGAGCCGTAGTTCGAGAAGCTGCTGCGGGCGTCCGTCCTGGTCGTGCTGCCGACCGTGATGGCGTTGGCAGCGCTGGCAGGCGAGACATTGCAGGCATTCTGGTTCTCATTGCCGGCGGCCACCACCATCACCAGGTTGCGGCTGGCGGCGCTGTTCACAGCGTCGTTCACGGCCTGACTGTAGCCGCCTCCCAGGCTCATGTTGGCCACGGCTTTGCTGCTGCCCTTGTTGCCCACAGCCCAGTTCACGCCCGCAATTACGCCTGAATTGCTGCCGGAGCCATTACAGGCCAGCACTTTGACCGCCACCAGCGTCACGCCTTTGGCCAGGCCGTACGTGCTGCTGCCGACCGTGCCCGCCACGTGCGTGCCGTGCCCATTACAGTCGCTGTTGTTGCCGTCGCCTGAGGTGTTGGTGCCCCAAATGGCCCGCCCACCAAAATTCGTGTGGCTCGTCCGGATCCCCGTGTCGATGATGTACGCCCGGATCCCGCTGCCGGTGTAGTCGTAGACGTAGCTGCCGTTCAGGGGCAGGTTGCGCTGATCCACGCGGTCCAGGCCCCAGGTGGCGCCGGTCTGGGTGGCGGTGGCGTACATCAGGCCGTCTTGCTCGATGTATTTGACGCGGGGGTCGGCCTGCAGGGTGGCCAGGTTCTGGGCGCTGAGTTTAGCGGCAAAGCCCTGAATCGTCTGGGTGTAGAGGTGCTGAACGGTGACGCCCTGTGGGTCAAGGCCCAGGCTGCTGATCAGGCCGCCAGCGTCCTGAACAGTGAGATTGGCGGCGTCATCTTTGAGGACCACGATGTACTGGCCAGGAATAGCGTCGGGGTTACTGGTGCCCAGCAGGGGCGCGCTTGTTGAGGGCGTCGCGGCCACCGAGTCCACTTGAGGAGGGGTCGTCTGTTGACCACCACAGGCGGCGAGCAGCAGGGTCAGTCCAAGGGCGCCAAGAGCAAAACGTCGATTCATAGAGACCTCCAAAAAGGGTGTGTTGGGAAGATTGGAATCCTGAGGGCCGGAGCAAACGTTGACGGGTGCGGCCGGGCCGCAGAAGGAAGAAAGGGTCAATGCTAAGAGTGAGGGAATGAGATTCACTGGTGACCGCCATCATCCAGCGGTCTCTCGACTGAACGGAGGACGAATGGTGCGCGTCAGTTGCTCGCGTCTGCCACTTGTGCAGTGCCGCCTTGAGGCTGGACGCCGGTGTTGGCGGTAATCCAGGATTGATACTCACTGACGCGGGCGAACGCGGTGGCTCTGCTGCACAGGTTGGCTTGGCCCCAGCTCACGACGCCGAAGACGAAGTATTTGCCGTTGCGGCTGCTGGCGAATGGCCCGCCGCTGTCGCCGTGACAGCCGGTCTGGCCCTGGCTGTTCTTATTGCCACAGATCATGCCATTCGGGATGCTTTGCCCCAGTTGACTCGCGCAGCTGCTGTTGCTGATCACCGGTAGATTGGCTTCCCGCAGGGTGGACGACGTGCTGCCCCGGTTCCCACCGACCGTCATGCCCCAGCCGCTAATGGTCTGGACCGTTCCCACGGCCGCGGCGGTGGCGGCGAACGCTGGCGTCGGCAGGGCAGCGGTATTGACCGTGTTGGTCAAGCTGAACGGCGAGGAGACGCGCAGCACGGCCACATCATAGCCGCGAGTCACATCGGTGTAATTGGGGTGGATGCGGCCACTGGCGACGTTGCGCAGCTGGCCTCCCGAGGTAGCGTACAGGCTGCCGGCCCGCACACTGATGCTGGTGGCTGAAGTGCCGACAACACAGTGTGCCGCAGTCAGGACCCATTGGTCACTGATCAGCGTGCCGCCGCAGAACTGGCGGCCGCCCGACAGCAGGGCCACCTGATAGGGCCGGGCGCCTGCGGCGCTGGGCGTGCCGCCGATGACCTGTGGGTCCAGCGGTATGGCATCGGCGGCCGCCTGCTGATCAGGCGCCGGGGCACTGGTGGGTGAAACGGTGCCGCAGGCACCGAGCAACAAGACGACGGACAGAGCACCGAACACAAAACGTGAACGCATCATGACCTCCCTGAGGGACGTGGAAGTTTGTGGTCTGTTGGAACGAGATTGATTCAACACAATTTCGTCAGGAGGAGATAGGCCGCTAGACAAATTTCGTCTGTTTATACTGGACAAACAGATGTTGGAGGGGCTTGACAGATCAGAAAAGCCGCGTCTCAAAGGGCAAAAAGGGACACTCTTTTCACTGAGATCAAACAAACGCTCGTTTGTTTTGCGTCCTCGCTCAGCAGACGGGGGGGCCAGCAGGGGAGCGGACAACGTGCGAATTCCAGCCACAATGACGTATGACCGTTCAATATCTGAAGATCTGCATTGGGGTCCGCCCATGAGTGCCGAACTTCAGACGGTCATTCAGCGTTACCAGTTATTGGCGCGCCTCAC comes from Deinococcus betulae and encodes:
- a CDS encoding M14 family zinc carboxypeptidase, which gives rise to MQKGLFTTLLCSSLLIGACSQTPQPQAAPPVTPGTSLVATADECSVFQQKPIVVSRIDFKTERDWIDIVKTFEPIGGSAEEKFVLLDVGQADFERLRVTGLSRDWTIRIDKAETERHSGSLTQNLGSLSISGYSCYRTVEETYSSAQSLVSQYPNLASWSSIGSTWLKTKGRGGYDMNVLKLTNKSTGGTKPRLLITASIHAREYTPAELSTRFAEYLLANYGRDADVTWMLDSQEVWLVLQSNPDGRKKAEAGASWRKNANDTQRCSNGLYGVDLNRNFTYAWNRGGSSTDPCNETYMGSSAGSEPETQVLQNLIKATFADRRGPNRTDAAPADTSGVYLDIHSYSKLVLWPWGDTTTVAPNGAALQSLGRKLAYFNGYTPEQSVGLYPTSGTTLDYGYGELGVASYTIELGTAFFEPCNTFTSTTLPKNQAALLYALRVARAPYQLGSGPDSVSVTAPASVATGGSFTLSASADNTRFNTSNGSEPSRTVAGAEYFIDTPPWAGGTARAMTATDGSFNTNREAVRATVSASGLSAGKHTLYVRARNSNGTYGPVSALFITVGGATN
- a CDS encoding S8 family peptidase yields the protein MNRRFALGALGLTLLLAACGGQQTTPPQVDSVAATPSTSAPLLGTSNPDAIPGQYIVVLKDDAANLTVQDAGGLISSLGLDPQGVTVQHLYTQTIQGFAAKLSAQNLATLQADPRVKYIEQDGLMYATATQTGATWGLDRVDQRNLPLNGSYVYDYTGSGIRAYIIDTGIRTSHTNFGGRAIWGTNTSGDGNNSDCNGHGTHVAGTVGSSTYGLAKGVTLVAVKVLACNGSGSNSGVIAGVNWAVGNKGSSKAVANMSLGGGYSQAVNDAVNSAASRNLVMVVAAGNENQNACNVSPASAANAITVGSTTRTDARSSFSNYGSCVDIFAPGSDITSTWNTSNTATNTISGTSMASPHVAGAAVLELAAGASGTSSVTSAIISSSTPNKVTNAGAGSPNRLLYTR
- a CDS encoding serine protease, which encodes MMRSRFVFGALSVVLLLGACGTVSPTSAPAPDQQAAADAIPLDPQVIGGTPSAAGARPYQVALLSGGRQFCGGTLISDQWVLTAAHCVVGTSATSISVRAGSLYATSGGQLRNVASGRIHPNYTDVTRGYDVAVLRVSSPFSLTNTVNTAALPTPAFAATAAAVGTVQTISGWGMTVGGNRGSTSSTLREANLPVISNSSCASQLGQSIPNGMICGNKNSQGQTGCHGDSGGPFASSRNGKYFVFGVVSWGQANLCSRATAFARVSEYQSWITANTGVQPQGGTAQVADASN